A region of Allocoleopsis franciscana PCC 7113 DNA encodes the following proteins:
- a CDS encoding cytochrome c oxidase subunit 3 gives MQGSTIDESKTALNYHNAPGASAEHEEHPDFRMFGVAVFLVAESMIFLGLFTAFLIYRAILPAWPPEGTPELELLLPGINTLILISSSFVMHRGDTAIKKNDVSGLRFWYTITAIMGAIFLAGQAYEYAHLGFGLTNNVFTSSFFVLTGFHGLHVTVGLLLILSVLWRSRNPSHYSAEEHFGPEAAELYWHFVDVVWIVLFTLVYLL, from the coding sequence ATGCAAGGTTCAACCATTGACGAATCGAAAACAGCCCTAAATTATCACAATGCGCCTGGAGCAAGTGCTGAACACGAAGAACATCCCGACTTCCGGATGTTTGGCGTGGCAGTGTTCCTGGTGGCTGAGAGTATGATTTTTCTTGGCTTATTTACCGCTTTTTTGATCTATCGTGCCATCCTACCGGCTTGGCCCCCCGAAGGAACACCAGAATTAGAGCTGCTGTTGCCTGGAATTAATACCTTGATTCTGATTTCCAGCAGTTTTGTCATGCATCGAGGTGACACAGCCATTAAGAAAAACGATGTTTCCGGGTTGCGGTTTTGGTACACTATCACCGCGATTATGGGGGCAATCTTTCTGGCTGGACAGGCTTATGAGTATGCTCATCTAGGATTTGGCCTGACCAATAATGTGTTTACCAGCTCCTTTTTTGTGCTCACCGGCTTCCACGGTTTGCACGTCACGGTGGGTCTGCTGCTAATTTTATCGGTATTATGGCGCTCCCGAAATCCAAGTCACTACTCGGCTGAAGAACACTTTGGCCCAGAAGCGGCAGAACTTTACTGGCACTTTGTTGATGTAGTGTGGATTGTTCTGTTTACCCTGGTGTATTTGCTTTAA
- the treS gene encoding maltose alpha-D-glucosyltransferase codes for MQTDHSILKDDPLWFKNAIIYEVPVRAFADSNGDGIGDFRGLTEKLDYLQDLGVTALWVLPFFPSPLRDDGYDIADYTSVNPIYGTLDDFKEFLDAAHQRGIRVIIELIINHTSDQHPWFQRARRAPKDSVERDFYVWSDTPEKYQEARIIFQDFETSNWAWDPIAKAYYWHRFYSHQPDLNYDNPAVRQAVFEVLDFWLEMGVDGLRMDAVPYLYEREGTNCENLPETHAFLKQMRKHVDEKFPNRMLLAEANQWPEDAVQYYGAGDECHMNFHFPLMPRLFMSLRMEDSFPISDILQQTPAIPDNCQWGLFLRNHDELTLEMVSDEDRDYMYRVYAQDPETRLNLGIRRRLAPLLGNDRRQIELLNSLLLSLPGTPVLYYGDEIGMGDNIYVGDRNGVRTPMQWSSDRNAGFSRANPHKLYLPVIVESEYHYEALNVEAQRGNPNSLWYWMKRLIATRKRFQALGKGSFEFLHPENRKVLAFTRTYQDEHILVIANLSRFVQTVELDLSPFKGTVPVEIFGRTEFPPVGESPYFLSVSPYSFYWFTLKLQPSSLQSSKPQSTLPTLVANGKWQSVFSQLQSKATLESTLPDYLYTCRWFGGKARTVQSANITEMIPVSYKDMEAQMVWLRVDYIQGDPETYLLLLAYAEGEQGMHLLAEKPQSIVAYLQIPGNEETGVLFDAVADKNFLIFPLEAIAHHQRYKGMAGELVTMSTDLFPQLYKDGSNIDPSLIKGEQSNTSIIYGVSEAGRESVPRFILKLFRKVEEGINPDLEIGRFLTEKKLLEHFASIAGALEYRRPRAETMTVGILQEFILDTRSSWEYTLDSLRTYFEHVSIQQAEITEVPVPSGSLLDLQASEIPELASLTIGSYLASAQLLGQRTAELHIALASNTDDPDFTPEPFSSFYQRSIYQYARNLTGQVLLLLKNRLKQLPPNTQRLAQAVLNASDQIMGRFQLVLDQKITAMRTRTHGDYHLGQVLYTGKDFIIIDFEGEPARSLGERRMKRSPLRDVAGMLQSFNYAVTQALRNEVESGMIRPENLPLMEQWAQFWFCWVSSAFLKSYVEVASQDSFLPKSRAELEVLLDSYLLEKVIYELGYELNNRPDWVEIPLQRLLQLQELTTSGKYSQSEALKES; via the coding sequence ATGCAAACTGATCACTCGATATTGAAAGACGATCCCCTGTGGTTTAAGAATGCCATCATTTACGAGGTGCCTGTTCGTGCCTTTGCTGATAGCAATGGTGATGGCATTGGTGACTTTCGGGGACTGACAGAAAAACTGGATTACTTACAAGATTTAGGCGTCACGGCACTCTGGGTACTCCCATTTTTTCCATCCCCCCTACGGGATGATGGGTACGATATTGCCGATTACACCAGTGTCAACCCCATCTATGGCACATTAGACGATTTCAAAGAATTTTTGGATGCGGCTCATCAACGTGGCATTCGCGTCATTATCGAGTTAATTATCAACCATACCTCCGACCAACATCCCTGGTTTCAGCGGGCACGTCGGGCACCCAAAGACAGTGTAGAACGGGATTTTTACGTCTGGAGCGATACTCCTGAAAAGTACCAAGAAGCGCGAATTATTTTCCAGGATTTTGAAACCTCGAACTGGGCTTGGGACCCCATCGCCAAAGCTTACTACTGGCATCGCTTTTACTCGCATCAGCCGGATTTAAACTACGACAATCCTGCCGTGCGCCAAGCCGTCTTTGAGGTTTTGGATTTTTGGTTAGAAATGGGTGTGGATGGGCTACGCATGGATGCGGTGCCTTATCTGTATGAGCGAGAAGGAACGAACTGCGAGAACCTGCCAGAAACCCATGCTTTCCTGAAGCAGATGCGTAAGCATGTAGACGAAAAGTTCCCCAATCGGATGCTGCTGGCGGAGGCCAATCAATGGCCTGAGGATGCGGTGCAATATTATGGGGCTGGGGATGAATGCCACATGAACTTCCATTTCCCCCTGATGCCTCGTTTGTTCATGTCCCTACGGATGGAGGATAGTTTCCCCATTAGTGACATCCTCCAGCAAACCCCTGCGATTCCCGATAACTGTCAGTGGGGATTATTCCTGCGGAATCACGACGAACTGACACTGGAAATGGTCAGTGATGAAGACCGGGATTACATGTATCGGGTTTATGCACAAGACCCGGAAACAAGACTTAACTTAGGCATTCGTCGTCGCTTGGCTCCCTTGTTGGGGAATGATCGCCGCCAGATTGAATTGCTCAATAGTCTGTTGCTCTCTCTCCCCGGCACCCCTGTACTTTATTACGGGGATGAAATTGGCATGGGCGATAACATTTATGTCGGCGATCGCAATGGTGTTCGCACGCCGATGCAGTGGAGTTCGGATCGGAATGCGGGTTTTAGTCGCGCCAATCCCCATAAGCTGTATTTACCCGTGATCGTGGAGTCGGAATATCACTATGAGGCGCTGAACGTAGAAGCGCAACGGGGGAACCCAAACTCCCTGTGGTATTGGATGAAACGCCTAATTGCCACCCGTAAGCGGTTCCAAGCCTTAGGCAAAGGCAGCTTTGAATTCTTGCACCCAGAAAACCGGAAAGTACTCGCCTTCACGCGCACCTATCAAGACGAACACATCTTGGTGATAGCGAATTTATCCCGCTTTGTTCAGACGGTGGAATTAGACCTATCACCCTTCAAGGGTACGGTGCCGGTGGAGATTTTTGGTCGAACCGAGTTCCCACCAGTGGGAGAGTCGCCCTACTTCCTCAGCGTGAGTCCTTACTCGTTTTACTGGTTTACGCTCAAGCTTCAACCCAGTTCACTACAATCCTCTAAACCTCAATCCACATTGCCGACTTTGGTGGCTAATGGCAAGTGGCAGAGTGTTTTTTCTCAACTCCAGTCGAAAGCGACGTTGGAATCTACCCTGCCCGATTATCTATACACCTGTCGTTGGTTTGGTGGCAAAGCCCGGACGGTGCAATCTGCCAATATCACCGAGATGATTCCGGTGTCCTACAAGGACATGGAGGCTCAGATGGTGTGGTTACGTGTGGATTATATCCAGGGCGACCCAGAAACGTACCTGTTGCTACTCGCTTATGCCGAAGGTGAGCAAGGAATGCATCTTTTGGCAGAAAAGCCTCAATCAATTGTGGCTTACTTGCAAATACCAGGAAACGAGGAAACTGGGGTGCTATTCGATGCCGTTGCAGATAAGAACTTTTTAATCTTCCCCTTGGAGGCGATCGCTCACCATCAACGTTACAAAGGGATGGCAGGGGAATTGGTCACCATGTCTACCGATCTATTCCCCCAACTCTACAAAGATGGCTCTAACATTGACCCTTCCCTAATTAAGGGTGAGCAAAGTAATACCTCGATTATTTATGGCGTTAGCGAAGCGGGACGCGAAAGCGTCCCTCGCTTCATCTTGAAACTGTTCCGCAAAGTGGAGGAAGGCATCAACCCGGATTTGGAAATTGGGCGCTTCCTCACCGAAAAGAAACTCTTGGAACACTTTGCTTCAATTGCTGGGGCTTTAGAGTACCGCCGTCCCCGCGCTGAAACCATGACGGTGGGAATCTTGCAAGAGTTTATCCTCGATACCCGCAGTAGCTGGGAGTATACCCTGGATAGCTTGCGTACCTACTTCGAGCATGTTTCAATCCAGCAGGCGGAGATTACCGAGGTGCCGGTTCCTTCCGGTTCTCTCTTAGATTTGCAGGCAAGCGAAATTCCGGAATTGGCGTCCCTCACCATCGGTTCTTATCTCGCTAGCGCTCAACTTTTGGGGCAGCGTACCGCTGAACTGCATATTGCTTTGGCGTCGAATACCGATGATCCCGACTTTACGCCAGAACCCTTTTCGTCCTTTTATCAGCGTTCCATCTACCAGTACGCCCGTAACCTCACCGGACAAGTGCTGCTGTTGTTGAAAAATCGCCTGAAACAACTCCCACCCAACACCCAAAGGTTAGCCCAGGCTGTCCTCAACGCGAGTGATCAGATTATGGGGCGCTTCCAGTTAGTCCTGGATCAAAAAATTACGGCAATGCGAACCCGGACTCATGGAGACTACCATCTGGGGCAAGTTTTGTACACGGGTAAAGACTTCATCATTATTGACTTTGAGGGAGAACCGGCGCGGAGTTTAGGTGAACGGCGGATGAAGCGATCGCCTTTACGAGATGTCGCTGGGATGCTGCAATCGTTTAACTACGCGGTTACCCAAGCACTCCGCAATGAAGTCGAAAGCGGGATGATTCGCCCTGAAAATTTGCCGTTAATGGAGCAATGGGCGCAGTTTTGGTTTTGCTGGGTGAGTTCAGCTTTTCTGAAGAGTTATGTGGAGGTTGCCAGTCAGGATTCTTTCTTACCCAAATCAAGAGCAGAGTTGGAAGTACTCCTGGATAGCTATCTGTTGGAAAAAGTAATTTACGAATTAGGTTACGAACTCAACAATCGCCCAGATTGGGTAGAAATCCCTCTACAACGACTGCTCCAGTTGCAAGAACTCACAACATCCGGAAAATACAGTCAATCTGAAGCTTTGAAGGAATCATGA
- a CDS encoding cytochrome c oxidase subunit II gives MNIPSQIATLLAGIVLTLISLWYGQNHGLMPVAASDEAAQVDALFNMMMTIATGLFLLVEGTLIVAAIRYRRRPGDNSDGPPIHGNIPLEIVWTAIPAVTVLIIAVYSFEIYNAMGGLDPMVSHDHHHAQVAHADEMSTSSANAGKNLIALDPSRGSIALGLGASPEHRGEPVPMTVNVMGLQYAWLFTYPESGVTTGELHIPVGQEVQLNISAQDVLHAFWLPEFRLKQDAIPGRETQLRFTPNQVGQYPIVCAELCGAYHGAMGAQLFVQTPEEFQAWLQEQQAVASNETSEKTLAAANPTEQSSDEFLAPYTQDMGISSKTLEQLHSSPEHLAQHLAVSNQL, from the coding sequence GTGAACATTCCAAGTCAAATTGCAACCCTGCTGGCTGGCATCGTCTTGACCCTGATCAGCCTGTGGTATGGACAAAACCACGGTCTCATGCCAGTGGCAGCATCAGACGAAGCGGCCCAAGTGGACGCACTCTTCAACATGATGATGACCATTGCCACAGGCCTGTTTCTGCTGGTAGAGGGCACACTCATTGTTGCAGCGATTCGATATCGCCGCCGCCCAGGTGACAACAGCGATGGACCACCCATTCATGGCAATATTCCTCTAGAAATTGTTTGGACAGCGATTCCTGCTGTCACCGTCCTGATTATCGCGGTCTATAGCTTTGAAATTTATAACGCGATGGGAGGACTCGATCCCATGGTGTCTCATGACCACCATCACGCTCAGGTTGCCCATGCCGACGAGATGTCAACGTCTTCAGCCAATGCGGGCAAAAATCTGATTGCTCTCGACCCCAGTCGCGGCTCCATCGCCTTGGGACTGGGTGCTTCTCCAGAACATCGAGGCGAACCCGTGCCCATGACGGTTAATGTTATGGGACTGCAATATGCTTGGCTGTTTACCTACCCTGAAAGTGGTGTAACCACAGGGGAATTGCATATCCCGGTGGGACAAGAAGTACAGCTCAACATCTCAGCACAAGACGTTCTGCACGCCTTCTGGCTACCAGAGTTTCGCCTCAAGCAAGATGCGATCCCAGGACGTGAGACTCAACTACGCTTCACACCCAATCAAGTGGGTCAGTACCCCATTGTCTGTGCCGAACTCTGCGGTGCGTATCATGGCGCAATGGGAGCTCAACTCTTTGTTCAGACCCCAGAAGAATTCCAGGCATGGCTGCAAGAGCAGCAAGCCGTTGCCAGCAACGAAACGTCAGAGAAAACCCTTGCCGCTGCCAATCCAACCGAGCAGTCGAGTGATGAATTTCTGGCTCCCTATACCCAAGACATGGGGATTTCATCGAAAACTCTGGAGCAATTGCACTCCTCCCCTGAACATCTGGCTCAGCATTTAGCCGTTAGTAATCAACTGTAA
- a CDS encoding COX15/CtaA family protein produces MAESVLYRSDTTQEPSQPKDRIRRFVWKIAIATLLLMAVGSATRVMNAGLACPDWPQCFGQWLPLQQMNLQVFLEWFHRLDAALIGLSAIALSGLSWWYRRSLPNWLPWASTLALGLIIFQGVLGGLTVTQLLRFDIVTAHLACALLFFNTMLVIGCALLPYQGTGAVGKLPWVSLTAAILIYVQSLLGGLVASQWALHQCFAGYQLCVVMNSHIAGVVPATLATLAVVFLAWRTPALHPTLRGLAKLAGVMVILQVILGVATFWLHLQVELLTVSHQAVGAALLGILVAFTVLALRDRAAANPMSPTTPDAAAAS; encoded by the coding sequence ATGGCTGAATCAGTCCTTTATCGGTCGGATACCACTCAAGAGCCATCTCAACCGAAAGACCGTATCCGTCGCTTTGTCTGGAAAATTGCGATCGCGACGCTACTGTTGATGGCTGTGGGTAGTGCCACACGGGTGATGAATGCAGGTCTTGCTTGTCCGGATTGGCCTCAATGCTTCGGTCAGTGGCTGCCCCTCCAACAGATGAACCTCCAAGTCTTTTTGGAATGGTTTCACCGACTGGATGCAGCTTTGATTGGTTTGAGTGCGATCGCGCTTTCAGGGCTATCCTGGTGGTATCGACGCTCATTGCCTAACTGGCTGCCTTGGGCTTCTACATTGGCTTTAGGTCTAATTATTTTCCAAGGTGTTCTAGGTGGCTTAACGGTTACGCAACTGCTGCGATTTGATATCGTTACCGCCCACCTGGCATGTGCGCTATTATTTTTCAACACTATGCTAGTGATTGGTTGTGCGCTCCTGCCCTATCAAGGCACTGGTGCTGTTGGTAAGTTGCCTTGGGTCAGCTTAACGGCGGCGATTCTGATTTATGTGCAGAGTCTGTTAGGTGGATTGGTCGCCTCCCAATGGGCCCTACATCAATGCTTTGCCGGATATCAACTGTGCGTGGTGATGAATAGCCATATCGCGGGTGTGGTACCTGCCACCTTGGCAACCTTAGCGGTTGTGTTTCTGGCATGGCGGACACCTGCACTCCATCCCACACTGCGGGGATTGGCGAAGTTAGCGGGAGTCATGGTGATTTTACAGGTTATCCTCGGTGTTGCCACGTTTTGGTTACACTTGCAAGTTGAACTGCTGACCGTTTCACATCAAGCCGTGGGGGCGGCTTTACTGGGAATCCTGGTTGCGTTTACAGTCTTAGCGTTGCGTGACCGTGCTGCCGCTAACCCGATGAGTCCTACTACCCCAGATGCCGCCGCTGCTAGCTAA
- a CDS encoding alpha-1,4-glucan--maltose-1-phosphate maltosyltransferase, protein MLPKEGRQRVQIEGVSPEIDGGRFPIKRTIGEKIQVEADMFCDGHDMITGVILYRPETSQQWQEAPLSPLFNDRWQGEFSVSEIGSYVYTIMAWVDHFKSWRRDILKKIDAVQVAPVDWLIGAQLIEETSQRASGDDAEQLQTWSNALRSHANANNGILEDKIVSPHLAFLMDKYPDRTLASTYEKLLKVTVDREKARFSTWYELFPRSCGAPGEHGTFADCINRLPYIADLGFDVLYLPPIHPIGVTFRKGKNNTVVAEPGDVGVPWGIGAPEGGHKAIHTPLGTLEDFRKLVSKAAEYGIEIALDLAYQCSPDHPYARENPQWFKRRPDGTIQHAENPPKKYQDIYPIDFETEDWQNLWEELKSIVLFWIDQGVKIFRVDNPHTKAFPFWEWMIGEVKQAYPDVLFLAEAFTRPKVMSRLAKMGFSQSYTYFTWRNNKWELTEYMKELTQSEVREFFRPNFWPNTPDILHAFLQHGGRPAFILRLVLAGTLTANYGIYGPAFDVCENRPIREGSEEYLDSEKYQIREWDLNSPYTIKDYIARVNRSRREHPALQSNNSIRFHHIDNEEIICYTKQTEDLKDVMLMVVNLNPYHTQSGWIHLPLESLGIKPDQPYQVHDLLNNAQYTWEGGSNYVELNPHITPAHLFWIQQ, encoded by the coding sequence ATGCTGCCGAAGGAAGGTAGACAACGAGTCCAGATTGAAGGAGTCTCGCCAGAAATTGATGGGGGTCGTTTTCCCATCAAACGAACAATCGGTGAAAAAATCCAGGTTGAAGCCGATATGTTTTGTGATGGACACGATATGATCACAGGTGTGATTTTATACCGTCCAGAAACATCTCAACAGTGGCAGGAAGCACCACTATCTCCTTTGTTCAATGACCGATGGCAAGGAGAATTTAGCGTTTCTGAGATAGGGAGTTATGTCTATACCATCATGGCTTGGGTAGACCATTTTAAGTCTTGGCGGCGAGACATTCTGAAAAAGATTGACGCGGTACAGGTTGCACCCGTCGATTGGCTGATTGGCGCTCAATTGATTGAGGAAACGAGTCAGCGAGCCTCAGGTGATGATGCCGAACAATTGCAGACTTGGTCGAATGCTCTGCGTTCCCATGCCAACGCGAACAATGGCATCCTTGAGGACAAAATCGTGTCACCGCACTTGGCTTTCCTCATGGACAAGTATCCTGACCGAACATTAGCCTCCACTTACGAAAAACTGCTCAAAGTTACCGTTGACCGAGAAAAAGCCCGCTTCAGCACTTGGTACGAACTATTTCCCCGTTCCTGTGGTGCACCGGGAGAACATGGTACCTTCGCCGACTGTATCAACCGTCTTCCCTACATTGCCGATTTGGGCTTTGATGTCCTCTACCTACCGCCCATTCACCCGATTGGTGTCACCTTTCGCAAAGGGAAAAACAACACCGTTGTCGCCGAACCTGGAGATGTGGGAGTGCCTTGGGGCATTGGTGCTCCAGAGGGAGGGCACAAAGCGATTCACACCCCACTCGGTACCCTAGAAGACTTCCGAAAATTAGTCAGTAAAGCGGCGGAGTATGGCATTGAGATAGCCTTAGACCTCGCTTACCAGTGTTCCCCCGACCATCCATACGCGCGAGAGAATCCCCAATGGTTTAAGCGTAGACCCGATGGGACAATTCAACATGCAGAAAATCCACCCAAAAAGTATCAAGATATTTACCCCATAGACTTTGAAACCGAAGACTGGCAAAACCTGTGGGAAGAGTTAAAAAGTATTGTGCTGTTTTGGATTGACCAAGGGGTAAAAATCTTCCGCGTGGATAATCCCCACACCAAAGCGTTTCCATTTTGGGAGTGGATGATTGGAGAAGTTAAACAAGCTTATCCCGATGTGCTCTTCCTGGCAGAAGCCTTTACCCGTCCTAAAGTAATGTCTCGCCTCGCCAAGATGGGCTTTAGCCAGTCCTATACTTATTTCACTTGGCGCAATAATAAGTGGGAATTGACCGAGTACATGAAGGAACTCACCCAAAGTGAGGTACGCGAGTTCTTTCGACCCAACTTTTGGCCGAATACGCCGGATATTCTCCATGCATTTCTCCAACACGGCGGACGACCGGCTTTTATTCTGCGGTTAGTTCTCGCCGGAACCTTAACCGCCAATTATGGTATTTATGGGCCAGCCTTTGATGTTTGTGAAAACCGACCGATTCGAGAAGGCAGCGAAGAATACTTAGATTCGGAAAAATATCAAATCCGGGAATGGGACTTGAATAGCCCTTACACCATCAAAGATTACATTGCACGGGTGAATCGCAGCCGTCGAGAACATCCAGCTTTGCAGAGTAACAATAGTATCCGCTTCCATCACATTGATAACGAGGAGATTATTTGTTACACCAAACAAACTGAAGATTTGAAAGATGTGATGCTGATGGTGGTAAATCTCAATCCCTACCATACCCAATCCGGCTGGATTCATTTACCCTTAGAGTCATTAGGAATCAAACCCGATCAACCCTACCAAGTTCATGATTTGCTCAATAATGCCCAATACACTTGGGAGGGTGGTTCTAACTATGTTGAACTCAATCCCCATATCACTCCAGCTCATCTTTTTTGGATTCAACAGTAG
- the ctaD gene encoding cytochrome c oxidase subunit I: protein MTQAELQEQANKPAHAPGHGATKWQDYFTFNTDHKVIGIQYLVAAFFFFFVGGILATIIRVELATPASDFVSPENYNRIFTMHGTIMIFLWVVPAGTGAFANYLIPLMIGAKDMAFPKLNAVAFWMNAVGGILLLTSFFVGPAEAGWTSYPPLSTIASKAGEAIWILSILIAGTSSILGGLNIGVTILKMRVPGMSLNQMPLFCWSMLATTALQLLATPVLAAALILLSFDLLAGTTFFNPTGGGDPVVYQHMFWFYSHPAVYIMILPFFGAISEVIPVHARKPIFGYRAIAYSSIAISFLGLLVWAHHMFTSGTPGWMRMFFMIASMIIAVPTGIKIFSWLATLWGGKLALESPMLFAMGFISVFVIGGITGVMVASVPFDIHVHDTYFIVAHLHYVLFGGSVLGLYAGFYHWFPKVTGRMYNETLGRMHFVLTFIGFNLTFMPMHELGLLGMNRRIAVYDPKFQALNELATIGAILMDTSIIPFIINVFWSLARGKKAGDNPWRALTLEWMTSSPPAIENFEGVPVLATGPYDYGMGDREYQTYVPLSNEREPALAAGPNSALRADPDPTVAVNPEDRQPKDKS from the coding sequence ATGACACAAGCAGAGCTTCAAGAACAAGCCAATAAGCCTGCCCATGCCCCAGGACATGGCGCGACGAAATGGCAAGATTATTTCACCTTCAACACCGATCACAAAGTCATTGGGATTCAATACCTAGTAGCGGCGTTCTTCTTTTTCTTCGTCGGTGGCATACTAGCAACTATCATTCGTGTGGAACTGGCAACCCCAGCTTCCGATTTTGTTAGCCCGGAAAATTACAACCGCATCTTTACCATGCACGGGACGATCATGATCTTCCTGTGGGTGGTGCCGGCGGGAACGGGTGCCTTCGCCAACTATCTGATTCCCCTCATGATTGGCGCAAAGGATATGGCATTCCCGAAGTTGAATGCCGTCGCCTTTTGGATGAATGCCGTTGGTGGAATATTGCTCCTCACCAGCTTCTTTGTCGGGCCAGCCGAGGCGGGTTGGACATCTTATCCGCCCTTAAGTACGATCGCAAGCAAGGCGGGTGAGGCAATTTGGATTCTCAGCATCCTGATTGCCGGGACTTCCTCGATTTTGGGGGGTCTGAATATTGGCGTCACCATCTTAAAGATGCGGGTGCCAGGAATGAGCTTGAATCAGATGCCGTTGTTCTGCTGGTCGATGCTGGCAACAACAGCCCTTCAGTTGCTTGCTACCCCAGTGTTAGCAGCCGCTTTGATTTTGCTTTCCTTTGACTTACTCGCCGGGACAACATTTTTTAACCCCACGGGCGGGGGAGACCCAGTCGTTTACCAGCACATGTTCTGGTTTTACTCCCACCCGGCAGTTTATATCATGATTTTGCCTTTCTTTGGGGCGATTTCGGAAGTGATTCCAGTACACGCTCGCAAGCCCATTTTCGGCTATCGGGCGATCGCCTATTCCAGTATCGCCATTAGCTTTCTCGGTCTGCTGGTGTGGGCGCACCACATGTTTACCAGTGGCACCCCAGGCTGGATGCGGATGTTTTTCATGATCGCCAGTATGATCATTGCCGTGCCCACTGGGATTAAAATCTTTAGCTGGTTGGCAACCCTCTGGGGGGGCAAACTCGCCTTGGAGAGTCCCATGCTGTTTGCCATGGGCTTTATCTCTGTGTTTGTGATTGGCGGCATTACCGGGGTGATGGTGGCCTCAGTGCCGTTTGACATTCACGTTCACGACACCTACTTTATCGTTGCTCACCTCCATTACGTGTTGTTTGGCGGTAGTGTTCTCGGACTTTATGCCGGGTTTTACCACTGGTTTCCCAAAGTCACAGGGCGGATGTACAACGAAACTCTGGGTAGAATGCACTTTGTTCTCACCTTTATTGGCTTTAACTTGACCTTCATGCCCATGCATGAGTTGGGTTTGTTGGGGATGAATCGACGCATTGCTGTTTACGACCCGAAGTTTCAAGCTCTCAATGAGTTAGCCACCATCGGTGCAATCCTCATGGATACGTCGATTATTCCCTTCATTATTAATGTGTTTTGGAGCTTGGCTCGTGGGAAAAAAGCGGGTGACAATCCTTGGAGAGCTTTAACCCTAGAGTGGATGACCTCTTCACCGCCAGCGATTGAAAACTTTGAGGGAGTACCTGTTTTGGCGACTGGCCCTTATGACTATGGTATGGGCGATCGCGAATATCAGACCTATGTCCCCTTATCCAATGAACGGGAACCTGCATTAGCCGCTGGCCCCAACTCCGCTTTACGCGCCGACCCTGATCCCACGGTGGCAGTCAATCCCGAAGACCGTCAACCCAAGGATAAAAGTTGA